Genomic window (Leptospira kanakyensis):
TATTGGTTCTTTGCAACTTGTATGTTACTCTTATCTTTACAAATCGTGTATGGCTTCATTATGGGATTTGCTCGTATTGGATTAGATGGACTACATGATTTTATTCCATTTAATACTGCTCGTGCCACACATACAAATTTACTCGTCGTATGGTTGTTAACCGGCTTTATGGGAGCAGCCTATTATATCATTCCCGAAGAATCGGACAGAGAATTATATAGTGTCAAACTTGCTTACATCCAACTTCTATCTTGGGTTGTTGTCGGAGTGATTGCCATTATTGGTTTTCACTTCAATTGGTGGGAAGGCCGTAAATTCTTAGAAATTCCAAGACCACTAGACTATTTGGTTGTTGTGAATGTTTTGACATTTTTGTTTAACATCGCGATGACGATCTGGCAGGCAAAAAAAAGAAGTACAACACAACTTGTTCTCTTCTTTGGTTTGTTATGTGCGGCTTTACTTTATTTACCAGGTATGATCTACTTTGACAACCAAACACTCGATTCCTACTTTCGTTGGTGGGTGGTGCATCTTTGGGTGGAAGGAGTTTGGGAACTCATTATGGGTGGTATCCTTGCCTTCTTACTCATCAAACTTACGGGAGTGGATAGAGAGGTCATTGAAAAATGGTTATACGTTGTTGTTGGTTTAACCTTTCTTTCTGGAATTTTGGGTACGGGTCACCACTACTATTGGATCGGAACTCCTAAGTATTGGCTTATGGTCGGTGGAATTTTTTCTGCTTTAGAACCACTGGCTTTTCTCGGGATGGCGATTTGGGCACTCAATATGTATCGCAAAAAAGGAAAAAATCATCCTAACAAAATTGCTCTTTATTGGACTTTGGGAAGTGCGATGATGTCCTTCATTGGTGCTGGATTTTTAGGTTTTGCACATACTTGGCCTTCCGTCAACCAATGGACTCACGGAACTCTCATCACTGCAATGCATGGACATCTTGCTTTCTGGGGAGCCTACGCTATGTTAGTGTTAGCTGTTATTTCTTATGCGATGCCAAATTTAACTGGGAGAAAACTATTTACTGGAATGTCAGGTTATTTGGCTTTTTGGGCTTCCAATATTGGAATGTTAGGAATGACAGGGGCACTTGCCGTTGCAGGAATCACACAAGTGTATCTGGAGCGTAAATTGGGTATGGACTTCCTTGTAGTTCAAAAAGAAATTATATTCCATTTTATTGGAATGTTACTTGCGGCTACTCTTTTTACTGTTGGTATCGCTTACTTTATTGTGGATTTCATTCGACATGGCCTTCCTTCAAATGAAGCTGTTGGAAAAAATCTTGGTGATCTCGATTAATTTATGTTAACGAAGAAAATACCCTATTACGAACCAACCGGTAAGGAAATAGAAATTTTTCAAATGGCGGCAGAGAATTCTCTGCCGCTTTTATTGAAAGGTCCCACTGGATCTGGTAAGTCTCGATTTTTGGAATATATGGCTCACCTGATGGGTCGTAGGCTCATTACTATTTTGTGTAACGATGAAACATCTTCTGTGGATCTCGTCGGAAGATTTTTAGTAAAAGGAGCTGATACCATTTGGATGGATGGTCCCTTAACAACAGGAGTCAAAGAAGGAGCCATTGTTTATTTGGATGAAATTGCGGAAGCAAGACCTGATACACTAGTAACCATTCACTCTTTAACTGACCATCGCCGTACCTTATTTTTAGAAAGGAAAAATGAAGAGGTAAGTGCACACCCTGACTTTTTACTCGTAGCATCTTATAATCCAGGATACCAAAGAGGATTTAAGGAATTAAAACCTTCCACCAAACAACGATTTCTTGGAATGGACTTTCCTTATCCGAAAAGTGCTATGGAAGAAAAAATCATTGTGGGGGAAACGGGCATCAGTGAAACACTAGCCAAAAAGTTAGTTCAATTTGCTGCTCTTGTTAGGAATAAACCAGAGTTAGGTTTGGCGGAGACTGTTTCAACAAGACTTCTTGTTTCTTGTGCAAAATTAATGGCAAAGGGTCTACCGGCTAGACTTGCAGGCAGGACAGCAATCATTTTGCCACTTTCCGATGACCAAGACACCATCGCTGCCTTACAGGACAGCTTTGATTTGATTTTTTAGGTCATAACATTGGAATGGGATCAGTTTGTATTTTACCAGGGTCATAAACTTTGGAAAAAAATTCGTAAAAAACTCACGCCGCCTAATCCGTATTATAGATATCGGATGGAGTTAGAAGAAGGCCGAATCCTAAGATATTTACAGACATTAAAAAATGAACCAACCACTCTGATATTCGGTGGGGAAAATATAATTTTTGGACAAAACTATTTGAAATTTCCGGAAGTGGTTCACTTGTTTTTATCTGAATCCATTTCCAAGAAATATGTAAGGATCTTACTTGCCTATCTCGCTTATCTTTTTAATCTCAAGGAAGTTCGAGCAAGGGAAAATGAGGATAAAAAAAAGCTAAATGAAGTAATACCTATACCTACTATCCAGTTTTATTATTTATTTCGAAATTTTTTAAATGTATTTCCTGGCATTCGTAGTGATTGGAAAGAAATTCGAATCGAGAGATTAAAAATTCGAAATAAAGATTTAACACAATACAAAAAAGCCACTTCTATATTCACTCATGCAACTTCATTGCTCTCTGATTTAAAACATGAGTTTCCCTCAGGAAAAGATTTTATATCGAAGTCTGAGAAAGAAAAAGTAAAGTCCAAAGAGTCAAAACAAAAATTGGATCCAAGTGATGTCGAAGTTTTGGAAGTGGATGAGAAAAAAATAGAAGAATATACATTAGGTCATAATTTTGAAAAAATTGAAACTGTAGAAGAGTTTGATGGACAATGGCGTGACATTGATGGTGAAGAAGATATGGATGAAGAGGAGGCCCTACAAGAGCTAAATTTAAAACATATCATTAGAACTGAAGATCCCGTCCATACCACTCGAACTAGTGAATCCGGATCTGGAACAACATTGGAAATTTTAGATGAAAAGGATATTGGAAATCATTTTTCTTATCCAGAGTGGGATTATAAACTAAAAAACTATAAACCAGATTATTGTAATGTGGTAGAAGAGTTTCCCAAACAGAAAGACATCCATTATACAAAACAAATATTAGAGAAACAACATTCCACTCTAGTGCAACTGAAAAAGAAGATGATGGCACTCTTAAACCAAACGCGAATCAAAAAGAGATTGGCGGCGGGTACCGATATTGATTTGGATGCTCTTGTTGATCGCTATGCTGACATCAAAGCAAAGATTAGTCCTTCAGAAACAATTTATATGAATCCCATTCGTGATGTTTCAGACATGGTATTGTATTTTCTAGTTGATATCAGTTTGTCTACAGATTCATGGATCCAGGAAAAAAGAATTTTAGATGTGGAGAGGGAAAGTTTACTTCTATTTTCAGAATGTTTAGAAGAACTAAAAATTCCTTTTGGAATTGCTGGTTTTTATTCCAGAACTCGTAATTTTAATCAATTCCTACATTTGAAACAGTTAAAGGAACCTTGGAGTTCTGCCCGTGATCGATTGGGGTCATTATCGCCAATTGGATACACTCGTGTTGGTCCTGCACTTCGTCATACGAGTTCCATACTAAAACAAACATCTTATAAACAAAAGTGGATCATTCTTATCACCGACGCTCGTCCCAATGATTATGATAAATATGAAGGAAAGTATGGGATTGAAGATGTGAATAAATCTGTCGGTGAATGTTTGTTAAATGGAGTTCAGGTATTTACTTTGGCAATTGGAACTGAGGAAAAACCAACAATTCCATCGATGATGAGAAATGCTAGTTATCAAATGTTGTTTCATCCAGAAAGGCTCCTCGATTCTCTGCAAGAATTCTTTCGAAGAGCCATAAGAGTTTAAACCTTGGATTTTAGGATGGTTTTCCATCTGGTCTTGGGCTAAATAAAATCTTTGTGTATTGGAGGATGAATAAAGCAAATGCTAGAATCCAAGCGATTCCGGAGAGATGGTAAGCCAAATTATACTTTCCGATGAGAGGAAGGAAAACTCTGGCCATTACTGCAAAATTCAAAATGATATAGGCACCCACTGTGAGTGGTGATGCTACAATACTCCTTCCCGTATGCCCCAAACTCACTCGAGTGATCATACCATATATAAAAACTCCAATTCCTCCAACAGTCAAACTGTGAATTGCTGAAGATACGGGAAAGTATCCGAGAGAGACCAAACTATAGAATAAAAATCCTAAACAAACCCAAAAGTAACCTGTATACAAAATCCATAGAATTGGTTTTTGATATGATTTCCAAGGTTTCCATGAAATGAATCTGACAGTGTTTGTGACAAATAAAGAAAAACAAATTAGAAATGAAATGATTAGTAGAATGTCGATTAGATTTATATTATCTATATGAATGTTGATTGAACCATTGGGTGCTAAAAAGAATTCAATCAGTTTTAAAATATAAAAAGCAAAAGGTAAGTAGGTAATAACAGATTCTAGTTTTGGCATTCGTTTGAAGGAATATCCTTGAATGACCACTCCAGAAAAAAATGGAACCACTCTTCCTCCAATAATTAAAATGAGAAAAAGTATTACAAAAATACTTAAATGGACATATAATAATGTTTGTTCTGGATCTAAAACTGAACGGGCCGAAAAACCAGCTAACAAATGGAAAATGGTAAAAATTCCATAATGAAAAACAATTGGTTTGTTGTGTTTTTGAGTTGGAACCATCAATTTTGGGTAGAGTAGGAAAATAACCATAAGATCCGAACTTATGTCTAAACCAAAAGACAAATAAGATAAAAATCCAAGTGGATACATTGAAA
Coding sequences:
- a CDS encoding NnrS family protein: MKTSFFGLSFWNTAFRPFFWFGSLYSIVVIGFWLLVLSNTIPNPIQINSIHWHAYEMVFGFSKAIVLGFLFTAVQNWTNSSILKGKNLFFLLLFWALGRFSMYPLGFLSYLSFGLDISSDLMVIFLLYPKLMVPTQKHNKPIVFHYGIFTIFHLLAGFSARSVLDPEQTLLYVHLSIFVILFLILIIGGRVVPFFSGVVIQGYSFKRMPKLESVITYLPFAFYILKLIEFFLAPNGSINIHIDNINLIDILLIISFLICFSLFVTNTVRFISWKPWKSYQKPILWILYTGYFWVCLGFLFYSLVSLGYFPVSSAIHSLTVGGIGVFIYGMITRVSLGHTGRSIVASPLTVGAYIILNFAVMARVFLPLIGKYNLAYHLSGIAWILAFALFILQYTKILFSPRPDGKPS
- a CDS encoding CbbQ/NirQ/NorQ/GpvN family protein, whose translation is MLTKKIPYYEPTGKEIEIFQMAAENSLPLLLKGPTGSGKSRFLEYMAHLMGRRLITILCNDETSSVDLVGRFLVKGADTIWMDGPLTTGVKEGAIVYLDEIAEARPDTLVTIHSLTDHRRTLFLERKNEEVSAHPDFLLVASYNPGYQRGFKELKPSTKQRFLGMDFPYPKSAMEEKIIVGETGISETLAKKLVQFAALVRNKPELGLAETVSTRLLVSCAKLMAKGLPARLAGRTAIILPLSDDQDTIAALQDSFDLIF
- a CDS encoding nitric oxide reductase activation protein NorD, giving the protein MEWDQFVFYQGHKLWKKIRKKLTPPNPYYRYRMELEEGRILRYLQTLKNEPTTLIFGGENIIFGQNYLKFPEVVHLFLSESISKKYVRILLAYLAYLFNLKEVRARENEDKKKLNEVIPIPTIQFYYLFRNFLNVFPGIRSDWKEIRIERLKIRNKDLTQYKKATSIFTHATSLLSDLKHEFPSGKDFISKSEKEKVKSKESKQKLDPSDVEVLEVDEKKIEEYTLGHNFEKIETVEEFDGQWRDIDGEEDMDEEEALQELNLKHIIRTEDPVHTTRTSESGSGTTLEILDEKDIGNHFSYPEWDYKLKNYKPDYCNVVEEFPKQKDIHYTKQILEKQHSTLVQLKKKMMALLNQTRIKKRLAAGTDIDLDALVDRYADIKAKISPSETIYMNPIRDVSDMVLYFLVDISLSTDSWIQEKRILDVERESLLLFSECLEELKIPFGIAGFYSRTRNFNQFLHLKQLKEPWSSARDRLGSLSPIGYTRVGPALRHTSSILKQTSYKQKWIILITDARPNDYDKYEGKYGIEDVNKSVGECLLNGVQVFTLAIGTEEKPTIPSMMRNASYQMLFHPERLLDSLQEFFRRAIRV
- a CDS encoding cbb3-type cytochrome c oxidase subunit I codes for the protein MRFQSQKVAYWFFATCMLLLSLQIVYGFIMGFARIGLDGLHDFIPFNTARATHTNLLVVWLLTGFMGAAYYIIPEESDRELYSVKLAYIQLLSWVVVGVIAIIGFHFNWWEGRKFLEIPRPLDYLVVVNVLTFLFNIAMTIWQAKKRSTTQLVLFFGLLCAALLYLPGMIYFDNQTLDSYFRWWVVHLWVEGVWELIMGGILAFLLIKLTGVDREVIEKWLYVVVGLTFLSGILGTGHHYYWIGTPKYWLMVGGIFSALEPLAFLGMAIWALNMYRKKGKNHPNKIALYWTLGSAMMSFIGAGFLGFAHTWPSVNQWTHGTLITAMHGHLAFWGAYAMLVLAVISYAMPNLTGRKLFTGMSGYLAFWASNIGMLGMTGALAVAGITQVYLERKLGMDFLVVQKEIIFHFIGMLLAATLFTVGIAYFIVDFIRHGLPSNEAVGKNLGDLD